The Methylomonas sp. UP202 DNA window ACCAGATGTGGGTAACACCAGGCGCTGGCCCGGCTGTCGCCGCCTACGCCATCGGCTGACGACGCTTCGGCTTCGACGGCCGGCAGTTTCAGCAGCGCAAACACGACCGCCAGTAAAAACAGCACCGTCGCCAACAGCAAATACGGATGCTGTACCGCCGCCGCTTCGACGGCCTGATAGGCCGCCAAGTCCTCCGCGCTCAAACCTTGAATCTGCTCGGCGCTTTTCACCGCCGTCGCCAATATCAACCAGGACCCGAAAAACGGCGCCAGCGTTGTGCCCAGCGAATTGAAGGCCTGAGTCAAGGTCAAGCGACTCGATGCGGTTTCCGGTGGCCCAAGCACCGTGACGTAAGGGTTAGCGGCGACCTGCAACAAGGTAATTCCTGAAGCCAACACGAAAAACGCGGTCAAAAACAGCGGGTATAGGCGCAGCCAGGCCGCCGGATAAAACAACAGACAACCGCAGCCCGCCACCGCCAAACCGATAACGATGCCCCGTTGGTAACCGAGCTTTTCGACCAACAGGCCGCTCGGCACCGACATCACGAAATAGGCCGCGAAAAAGCAAAACTGAATCAGCATCGCCTGGAAGTAATTCAACGTGAACACCGCCTTCAAATGCGGAATCAGAATGTCGTTCAGGCAGGTGATGAAACCCCAGATGAAAAACAGCGAAGTCAGGATCGTCAGCGAACCCAGATGCGGGTTGGCGGCTTTCTGCGCGTCGGTCATGGCATTCTCCGCTTAATTCGGCAAGACACTGAACGGCACGGATTCGTCGCCGACCATCACCTTGAAATCGCCCGGTTCGACGACGCGCCGCATATTCAATCCGATGAAGGACATGGCCTGAGCGGTCAACGTAAAATGCAAGGTCTTTTGCTCGCCGGGCTGCAACTCGACTTTCTCGAAGGCTTTTAGCTGCTTGACCGGGCGCGATACCGAAGCCGCTATGTCGTTCAAGTAAACCAGCACGGTTTCCTTGCCGGTCCGCGTGCCGGTATTTTTAACCTTGACGCTAACTTCCACGCTGTCGCCGGCTTTGATTTGCGCCGGTTTCACCGACAACCCGCTGGTTTCGAAACGGGTGTAACTCAAGCCGTGGCCGAACGGATACAAGGGCCGATATTGATTGGTCTCGTAAGCTTCGATGGGTTTATGGTCGTAGGGCGTGA harbors:
- the fucP gene encoding L-fucose:H+ symporter permease, whose amino-acid sequence is MTDAQKAANPHLGSLTILTSLFFIWGFITCLNDILIPHLKAVFTLNYFQAMLIQFCFFAAYFVMSVPSGLLVEKLGYQRGIVIGLAVAGCGCLLFYPAAWLRLYPLFLTAFFVLASGITLLQVAANPYVTVLGPPETASSRLTLTQAFNSLGTTLAPFFGSWLILATAVKSAEQIQGLSAEDLAAYQAVEAAAVQHPYLLLATVLFLLAVVFALLKLPAVEAEASSADGVGGDSRASAWCYPHLVLGALAIFVYVGGEVSIGSFLVSFLSQPDIGGFTDAEAGRYVSFYWGGAMVGRFVGAAAMRSLAPGGVLAFNALSAAGLVAATMLIGGGWAMWTILAVGLFNSIMFPTIFSLALTGLGKHTGQGSGILCAAIVGGAILPVLQGALADRWGIQHAFIVPLLCYLYIAYYGWRCRALQVA